The following coding sequences lie in one Populus trichocarpa isolate Nisqually-1 chromosome 14, P.trichocarpa_v4.1, whole genome shotgun sequence genomic window:
- the LOC7488888 gene encoding methionine aminopeptidase 1A, with translation MAGGSDATDTTTITLSCARCGKPAHLQCPKCIELKLPREPAAFCSQDCFKASWSSHKSVHTKAKEEENRDGSSEGWLYCVRRGQGRTPKLPHFDWTGGLRPYPISPYRVVPPHIDRPDWAVDGIPKIEPSSDLQHVVEIKTPEQIERMRETCRIAREVLDAAARIIRPGVTTDEIDRVVHEATVAAGGYPSPLNYHYFPKSCCTSINEVICHGIPDARKLEDGDIVNVDVTVCYKGVHGDLNETYFVGNVDEASRQLVQCTYECLEKAISIVKPGVRFREIGEVINRHATMSGLSVVKSYCGHGIGELFHCAPNIPHYGRNKAVGVMKAGQIFTIEPMINAGVWRDRMWPDGWTAVTADGKRSAQFEHTLLVTETGVEVLTTRLPSSPKVYPWLNE, from the exons ATGGCCGGTGGCTCTGATGCGACTGATACTACTACTATTACCTTATCGTGCGCTCGATGTGGCAAACCTGCGCATCTCCA gtgTCCAAAATGCATTGAATTAAAGCTTCCTCGTGAACCTGCCGCTTTCTG TTCGCAGGATTGTTTTAAGGCGTCGTGGAGCTCTCATAAATCAGTGCATACGAAGGCGAAGGAGGAAGAAAATAGGGATGGAAGTAGTGAAGGTTGGCTATATTGTGTGAGGAGAGGACAGGGTCGAACTCCGAAACTTCCACATTTTGATTGGACTGG GGGGTTAAGACCGTATCCAATATCTCCCTACCGTGTTGTTCCTCCCCACATTGATCGACCTGATTGGGCAGTTGAt GGAATCCCTAAGATTGAACCCAGCAGTGATTTGCAGCATGTTGTGGAG ATCAAAACTCCTGAGCAAATTGAGAGAATGCGAGAAACTTGTCGA ATAGCAAGGGAGGTTCTGGATGCTGCTGCACGGATCATTCGCCCTGGTGTGACAACAGATGAAATTGACAGAGTTGTTCATGAGGCAACTGTTGCAGCTG GTGGATATCCATCTCCTTTAAATTATCACTACTTCCCAAAGTCATGCTGCAC GTCAATTAATGAAGTAATATGCCATGGAATTCCTGATGCCAG GAAATTAGAGGATGGTGATATAGTAAATGTTGACGTGACTGTGTGTTATAAAGGTGTCCATG GTGATCTTAATGAAACATACTTTGTGGGAAATGTTGATGAAGCATCTCGACAATTAGTCCAATGTACTTATGAGTGCTTGGAGAAAGCAATATCGATTG TGAAACCTGGTGTACGATTTCGTGAAATTGGAGAAGTAATTAATCGTCATGCTACAATGTCGGGGTTGTCTGTG GTGAAATCATACTGTGGTCATGGTATTGGAGAGCTTTTTCATTGTGCTCCAAATATTCCACATTATGGAA GAAATAAAGCAGTGGGTGTAATGAAGGCTGGACAGATCTTCACTATTGAACCCATGATTAATGCAG GGGTTTGGCGTGATCGGATGTGGCCTGATGGATGGACTGCTGTCACCGCAGATGGCAAACGCAGTGCTCAGTTTGAGCACACGCTTCTG GTGACAGAAACTGGAGTAGAAGTTCTTACCACAAGGTTGCCTTCATCGCCGAAAGTGTACCCCTGGCTAAATGAATAG